In a single window of the Melioribacteraceae bacterium genome:
- a CDS encoding T9SS type A sorting domain-containing protein yields MKKVVTIFLLFFLVSLTSFYAQSLNDYVSEVRGDTLVIKDFIDMNAPSSIINAVELDLAAPAGRVYMLKKGGYYPLSRGFDTPDSRTVTIVGADRTRLAVSKSVDMPPIICGFSQEGSDNTGNINFKNDLTVKNAIVMPAIENGGLGWAFFGASAVGKKLTLENVLMEHTRWVFIQSNDWADTKIYLSDCYFVNAVGQPCRRNGGVYDNVGTNTDVLNVENTTHVMFQGMSYKFRNFAVNTAFFNHNTFVNCSGQLFPTFGYQSNWVVTNNLFVNSNVQGYSPGLDVGETDQDNLPMGIINVADLPAGMTGTKADRKILVDANGVFWDARLSQIVTNLNNNSVNGVKDWVTQMITMNTRTKGMFDNNADYPKLTEGKWIMGGDPAFVKPLNLLTDAVDDLIEWSSKCAAEDNTVTMPVWRTEGNPASTNYIYPDWPLPVDLSYTNPAYLTAGFAGMPLGDLNWFPAKKATWNAQKAVEHAAIQAALNNGTVLVGAAGPVNTNGGFEAAAVGVATTIQGWGLNKSASINPQPVFEVVGTGAQEGSKALKLTIGAVGTNAWDIELLCDKIPVEPGATYVYTAWLKSEPTGGTADLTVGNKAYSEYGSIRPAALTDQWKEFKFEFKITDQETEIRGPMHFSKAANVGKAIYVDNLTIVKKTVSDVKELDVLPTEYTLTQNYPNPFNPTTLINFSIPKAGNVTLKVYNTLGQEVATLVDEYKSASTYQVNFDASDLSSGVYVYTLRVDGQAFSKKMMLVK; encoded by the coding sequence ATGAAAAAAGTTGTAACTATTTTCTTGCTGTTCTTTTTAGTTTCCCTTACATCATTCTATGCTCAATCATTGAATGATTATGTTTCAGAAGTTAGAGGAGATACTCTCGTCATTAAAGATTTTATTGACATGAATGCTCCAAGTAGTATTATTAATGCTGTTGAGTTGGACTTAGCAGCACCAGCTGGAAGAGTTTATATGTTGAAAAAAGGCGGTTATTATCCACTATCCAGAGGATTTGATACCCCCGATTCAAGAACAGTTACAATAGTTGGTGCAGATCGTACCCGTTTAGCTGTTTCTAAAAGTGTTGATATGCCTCCAATAATTTGCGGTTTTTCACAAGAAGGCTCTGATAATACCGGCAATATTAACTTTAAAAATGACCTGACTGTTAAAAACGCTATTGTTATGCCTGCTATCGAAAATGGCGGATTGGGCTGGGCTTTCTTCGGTGCTTCTGCCGTGGGTAAAAAATTAACTTTAGAAAATGTTTTAATGGAACATACCCGCTGGGTATTTATCCAATCAAATGACTGGGCAGATACAAAAATTTATTTGAGTGACTGTTATTTTGTAAACGCTGTTGGTCAGCCTTGCAGACGTAATGGCGGTGTTTATGATAACGTAGGTACAAATACGGATGTTTTAAATGTTGAAAATACTACTCATGTAATGTTCCAAGGAATGAGTTATAAGTTTAGAAATTTTGCTGTTAACACTGCTTTCTTCAATCACAATACATTTGTTAACTGCTCAGGCCAATTATTCCCAACATTTGGTTACCAAAGCAATTGGGTTGTTACAAACAACTTGTTTGTTAATAGCAACGTCCAAGGTTATTCACCTGGCTTAGATGTTGGTGAAACCGATCAAGATAATTTACCAATGGGTATAATTAACGTTGCCGATCTACCTGCAGGTATGACCGGAACAAAAGCCGACAGAAAAATTCTTGTTGACGCAAATGGTGTTTTCTGGGATGCAAGACTTAGTCAAATAGTAACTAACTTGAATAATAACAGTGTTAATGGTGTTAAAGATTGGGTTACACAAATGATTACCATGAACACACGAACCAAAGGTATGTTCGATAACAATGCTGATTATCCAAAACTTACCGAAGGTAAATGGATTATGGGCGGAGATCCTGCTTTCGTTAAACCTCTTAACCTATTAACAGATGCCGTTGATGATCTAATTGAATGGAGCAGCAAATGTGCGGCTGAAGATAATACCGTTACAATGCCGGTATGGAGAACTGAAGGAAATCCTGCTTCAACAAACTATATTTATCCCGACTGGCCACTACCAGTTGATCTTTCATACACAAACCCTGCATATCTAACAGCTGGTTTCGCTGGAATGCCATTAGGCGATTTGAACTGGTTCCCGGCTAAAAAAGCTACTTGGAATGCTCAAAAAGCAGTTGAACATGCTGCAATTCAAGCCGCTCTTAATAACGGTACCGTTTTAGTTGGTGCTGCTGGCCCTGTTAATACTAATGGTGGTTTCGAAGCTGCTGCAGTTGGTGTTGCTACAACAATTCAAGGATGGGGACTGAATAAGTCTGCCAGCATTAATCCTCAACCTGTATTTGAAGTTGTTGGTACAGGCGCTCAAGAAGGTAGCAAAGCATTAAAGCTTACTATTGGAGCAGTTGGAACAAACGCATGGGATATCGAATTGCTATGTGATAAAATTCCAGTTGAACCAGGCGCTACTTATGTTTACACAGCATGGCTAAAATCTGAACCAACTGGTGGTACAGCTGATTTAACAGTTGGTAACAAAGCATATTCTGAATATGGCTCAATTAGACCAGCGGCTCTAACAGACCAATGGAAGGAATTTAAATTTGAATTTAAGATTACTGATCAAGAAACAGAAATTAGAGGTCCAATGCACTTTAGCAAAGCCGCAAATGTCGGTAAAGCAATTTATGTGGACAATCTAACTATAGTTAAAAAGACTGTTTCTGATGTTAAGGAATTGGATGTGCTTCCAACAGAATATACTTTAACTCAAAACTATCCTAATCCTTTCAACCCAACAACACTTATTAACTTCTCAATTCCGAAAGCTGGAAACGTTACATTGAAAGTGTATAACACATTAGGACAAGAAGTTGCTACATTGGTTGATGAGTATAAGAGTGCTTCAACCTATCAAGTAAACTTTGACGCTTCTGATCTTTCAAGTGGTGTTTATGTTTATACATTAAGAGTTGATGGTCAAGCATTCTCGAAAAAAATGATGCTTGTTAAGTAA